The Symbiobacterium terraclitae genomic interval CGATCACCAGCGTCTACGGCGTGCGGCCCCTGCCCGGGGCGCCGGTGTCGGCGCCCGTCACCTGGGCGGAGGTGGCGGGCGAGCCGCCCCGGTTCACCATCCGGACCCTCCCGGACCGGCTGGCGGCGGTGGGCGACCTGTTCGCACCCATGGTGAACGCCCCGCAGGACCTGCGGGGCGCGATCGAACGGCTGAAGCGGATTGTGTGAGCGTGGCTTTGGGGCACACCCCGGGGTTCGTCACTCCGGGGTGTGCTCGTGCGCGTCGGGCCGGACCTGTTGCGCCGCGCACTGTCCGGACGCCTTCCGGCACCGCGCGGCGTACTCCTTCATCCCGTGCATGAAGAAATCCACCAGGGCGCGGGCGAGGGCGGGCTGGAGCCGCTGCGCGCCGCGGATGGCGAACTCGGCGGCGTACTCCACCCGGGTGCCACTCCCGAAGGGGCGGAACCAGAGCGCGACGTCGGCGTCGATGGCCCCGCCGTCGGTCTCGGCCGCAATCCGCAGGCGGTATCCGTCCGGCGTGCGGTCGGTGACCGCGATCGTGCCGCGGTAGGCGAGCGCGAACCCGCCGAGGCGGACCTGCATCTCCGCCTCCCACTTGTCCGGCCCGAGGGGGCGCAGGGCGCGGAGGCCGACGGTCGCGTTCATGAGGGCGTCGGGATCGGTGAACAGCCGGTACACCATGTCGGGCGGCGCGTCGAAGCCGAACGATCCGCTGATGCGCAACGGCGAGTCCCTCCTTCACAGAGCCCTGGTGTCGACAGGCGTGCACGTGGCCGCCGAAAGCCGCCCCGCGGAACCCCGGTATGCGGCAAGACCCGCATCCTGGAGTCCACCGGTTGCGGTCGCCCACGCTGCAGGCAGCATCGATGTGCGGCGTCCGAAAATCCCGGGAGCACAGGCATGTGGTCGACAGCCGCGCCCGGGAGTCCGGCTGAGCGGCAGAGCAGCGTGCCCAGCAGTCCGCGGATCGCCAGTCTCCCAGCAATCCACGGATGCCGCCGAAAAGTTTCCTCCCGTATAATCGAACACAAGTATAAATGGTGTTCGATTATCTGGAGGTG includes:
- a CDS encoding CoxG family protein, whose product is MRISGSFGFDAPPDMVYRLFTDPDALMNATVGLRALRPLGPDKWEAEMQVRLGGFALAYRGTIAVTDRTPDGYRLRIAAETDGGAIDADVALWFRPFGSGTRVEYAAEFAIRGAQRLQPALARALVDFFMHGMKEYAARCRKASGQCAAQQVRPDAHEHTPE